From Methanococcus maripaludis, the proteins below share one genomic window:
- a CDS encoding sodium:solute symporter family protein, whose amino-acid sequence MWHYVFLAVYIAMIIGIATITKKRIKGVSDFLLGGRNVNPWMSAFSYGTAYFSAVIFIGFAGKMGWSFGIPTMWIVVGNTIIGSFLAWQVLGKKTREMTQRLGASTMPSFLEKRYKSKNLESLTAFIIFFFLVPYSASIYKGLNFLFEGFGISPMNAYILMAALTAIYLYFGGFIAATLADFVQGCIMVIGVLLMVFFLGSNPEVGGFFGMLSNLSSIDPMLVTPINEASFIPIMGLALLTSIGSWGLPQMIHKFYTIKSEKAAVSAKWVSTAFAFIITFGAAYIGTVSRVFYPDSASKAAAGLTSPDMIVPKIMEIALPDWVAALILVLVISASMSTLASLVLASSSVVSIDFVKGRLKTDLSDRNTMILMRLLCVLFVVLSFILAIVPNSYVLSLMALSWGLVSGCLLAPYFLGLYWKRTTKQGVWAGITSALVIMFGGAYYFGINSVYMPAVGSLAMIAPIFVVMAVSLITKPFESEHLDYIFNKK is encoded by the coding sequence ATGTGGCACTACGTGTTTTTGGCGGTTTATATTGCTATGATTATAGGAATAGCTACCATAACGAAAAAAAGAATCAAAGGGGTTTCTGACTTTTTACTCGGGGGGCGAAACGTAAACCCGTGGATGTCTGCGTTTTCATACGGTACAGCTTATTTTTCAGCGGTTATTTTTATAGGATTTGCTGGAAAAATGGGTTGGAGTTTTGGAATCCCGACAATGTGGATAGTTGTTGGAAATACGATTATTGGAAGTTTTTTAGCATGGCAGGTTCTTGGTAAAAAAACAAGAGAAATGACGCAACGATTGGGTGCATCAACAATGCCTAGTTTTTTAGAAAAAAGGTATAAAAGCAAGAATTTAGAATCACTAACTGCGTTTATCATCTTTTTCTTCTTAGTTCCGTATTCTGCATCTATTTATAAAGGTTTAAATTTCTTATTTGAAGGATTTGGAATATCTCCAATGAATGCGTATATTTTAATGGCGGCATTAACTGCGATCTACTTGTATTTCGGAGGATTTATCGCGGCAACACTTGCAGACTTCGTTCAAGGGTGCATCATGGTAATTGGGGTACTTTTAATGGTATTCTTTTTAGGCAGCAACCCTGAAGTTGGCGGGTTTTTTGGAATGCTGTCGAATTTAAGTTCAATAGATCCAATGCTGGTAACCCCAATAAATGAAGCAAGCTTTATTCCGATAATGGGTCTTGCATTACTCACGAGTATCGGCAGCTGGGGCCTTCCGCAGATGATACATAAATTTTACACGATAAAAAGTGAAAAAGCAGCAGTTTCTGCAAAATGGGTTTCAACAGCATTTGCATTTATCATTACATTTGGTGCAGCATATATTGGAACTGTAAGTAGGGTTTTCTACCCAGATAGCGCTTCAAAAGCTGCAGCAGGCTTAACAAGTCCTGATATGATAGTTCCAAAAATAATGGAAATTGCACTTCCTGACTGGGTTGCAGCATTAATTCTCGTACTTGTAATTTCAGCTTCAATGTCTACTTTAGCATCACTCGTGCTCGCTTCAAGTTCCGTTGTTTCAATAGACTTTGTAAAAGGAAGATTAAAAACTGACTTATCAGATAGAAACACGATGATATTGATGAGATTGTTGTGCGTTTTATTTGTTGTATTATCGTTCATACTTGCAATAGTTCCAAACAGCTATGTTCTATCATTAATGGCTCTTTCATGGGGTTTGGTATCAGGATGTCTTTTAGCCCCATATTTTTTAGGATTATACTGGAAAAGAACTACAAAACAAGGAGTATGGGCAGGAATCACATCTGCTCTCGTAATAATGTTTGGAGGAGCATATTACTTTGGAATAAACAGCGTTTATATGCCTGCAGTTGGTTCTTTAGCAATGATTGCACCGATATTTGTTGTAATGGCAGTAAGTCTCATTACAAAACCATTTGAAAGTGAACACCTTGACTACATATTCAATAAAAAATAA
- a CDS encoding manganese-dependent inorganic pyrophosphatase, with protein MMYVVGHKNPDSDSICSAIALAYFLDAFPARLGELNPESQFILKRFGLMEPELIKTAEGKELFLVDHAEKSQNLDDFDKGKLIGIIDHHKIGISTTEPIIYLSKPVGSTASVISELYFRGILDIIGGKNKELKADIAGVLLSAILSDTLLFKSPTATQLDKELAGKLAEIAEISDITAYGMEMLTAKSTVGKMTPEEILHIDYKPFDMGGKKVGIGQAEVIDMSEVASKKEAIQNLIDEMIEKEGYDMVLFLVTDIMREGSEVLVAGNKSAFETAFKLKLDGKSVFIDGLMSRKKQVVPPLEKYYSN; from the coding sequence ATGATGTACGTTGTAGGCCACAAAAATCCTGATTCAGATAGCATTTGTTCTGCAATAGCACTTGCATATTTTTTAGATGCATTTCCTGCAAGACTTGGTGAATTAAATCCGGAATCACAGTTTATTTTAAAGAGATTTGGATTAATGGAACCCGAATTAATTAAAACTGCGGAAGGAAAAGAATTATTTTTGGTAGATCATGCAGAAAAATCACAAAACCTCGATGATTTTGATAAAGGAAAATTAATTGGAATTATTGACCACCACAAAATCGGTATTTCAACAACTGAACCAATTATTTACCTCTCAAAACCTGTTGGATCAACTGCAAGTGTAATTTCAGAACTTTACTTTAGAGGAATACTCGACATTATCGGCGGAAAAAATAAGGAATTAAAAGCAGACATTGCAGGAGTTTTACTTTCAGCAATCCTTTCAGATACATTACTCTTCAAATCGCCTACAGCAACACAACTTGATAAGGAACTCGCAGGAAAATTAGCAGAAATTGCAGAAATTTCAGACATTACTGCATACGGAATGGAAATGCTGACTGCAAAATCAACTGTTGGTAAAATGACTCCAGAAGAAATTTTACACATCGATTATAAACCATTTGACATGGGCGGTAAAAAGGTAGGTATCGGCCAAGCCGAAGTAATCGACATGTCCGAAGTTGCATCTAAAAAAGAAGCAATTCAAAATTTAATCGACGAAATGATTGAAAAAGAAGGATATGATATGGTATTATTCCTTGTAACTGACATCATGAGAGAAGGAAGTGAAGTTTTAGTTGCAGGAAACAAATCAGCTTTTGAAACTGCATTTAAACTTAAATTGGATGGAAAAAGTGTATTTATTGATGGACTGATGTCAAGAAAGAAACAGGTAGTTCCTCCGCTTGAAAAATACTATTCAAATTAA
- a CDS encoding ArsR/SmtB family transcription factor: MSDLCSEYSVLNEKIEKVLEKLPSNEDIINISNIMNSFGDPNRLKILLALKESELCSCELSNIADTSISAISHQLRILRDRKLVKFRKEGKFVYYKLYDEKIRDFLEEIVELRK, encoded by the coding sequence TTGTCCGATCTTTGCAGTGAATATTCCGTTCTTAACGAAAAAATTGAGAAGGTATTGGAAAAATTGCCCTCGAATGAGGATATTATCAATATTTCAAACATTATGAATTCGTTTGGGGACCCAAACCGGTTAAAAATACTTTTAGCATTGAAAGAAAGTGAATTATGTTCGTGTGAACTTTCAAATATTGCTGATACATCCATTTCAGCAATTTCGCACCAGTTAAGGATACTTCGTGATAGAAAACTCGTTAAATTCAGAAAAGAAGGTAAATTTGTATACTACAAACTTTACGATGAAAAAATTAGGGATTTTTTAGAAGAAATTGTTGAATTGAGGAAATAA
- a CDS encoding heavy metal translocating P-type ATPase: MQKYILKGLCCAGCASKIEKLLKELGYPSAVINMATSELILDEKEIELEKITKIVTSTEPGVIVIPKHSEIKLTNEIDYKELKKIIISSIFFVFGLFSSYSGYSVNIQLLFFIVSYILVGQKVLKKTFQNIKRLDFFDENFLMSIATIGAFLIGEYPEGVAVMLFYSIGEFFQNIAVTRSRNSIKSLVSIKAEYANILENGETLKVKPENVQIGQTIVIKPGEKVPIDGIVLNGKSSLDTSALTGESIPKSINRGEEVLSGMINLSGLLTVQTTKNFSDSAVSKILNLVESASINKTKTEKFITKFAKVYTPIIVFIAVLLAVVPPIIFNEPFVPWFYKALILLVISCPCALVLSIPLGYFAGIGRLAKEGILVKGSNYIDVLSKTTYVSFDKTGTLTEGKFKVTKVVSKNEFSGKRLLEIAKMVECNSNHPIAKTIMDFGTISCKTSLDDFEEFSEVLGKGIISKINGNVIIAGNEKLMEEKNINFEKLDVYETAVHFAVDGVYAGYILISDKLKKDSKETVLELKKLGIKKVSMLTGDKKDIAEKIASELNLDEYYSDLLPEDKVKIIEEIEANKSKKETIAFVGEGINDAPVIARADVGISMGTLGSDAAIETADVVIMNDKPSKLISAIKISKRTQNIAFQNIFVILIVKIAFISLGIFGETTMWQAVFADVGVALLSVLNAVRILK, encoded by the coding sequence ATGCAAAAATATATTCTTAAAGGGCTTTGCTGCGCAGGGTGCGCTTCAAAAATTGAAAAATTATTAAAAGAACTGGGTTACCCTTCTGCAGTTATCAATATGGCAACAAGCGAATTAATATTGGATGAAAAAGAGATAGAACTTGAAAAAATTACCAAAATAGTAACATCCACTGAGCCAGGAGTAATTGTAATTCCAAAACACTCTGAAATAAAACTAACAAACGAAATCGATTATAAAGAACTAAAAAAGATAATAATTTCTTCAATTTTTTTCGTTTTTGGACTTTTTAGCAGTTATTCTGGATATTCAGTAAATATTCAGCTGTTATTTTTTATTGTAAGCTACATATTAGTTGGACAAAAAGTACTTAAAAAAACATTTCAAAATATTAAAAGACTCGATTTCTTCGATGAAAATTTTTTAATGAGCATTGCAACTATCGGTGCATTTTTAATTGGGGAATATCCTGAAGGGGTCGCAGTAATGTTATTTTACAGTATTGGAGAATTTTTCCAGAATATTGCAGTAACAAGATCCAGAAATTCGATAAAATCACTTGTTTCGATAAAAGCAGAATATGCAAATATACTCGAAAACGGGGAAACACTAAAAGTAAAACCTGAAAATGTACAGATTGGTCAAACTATCGTTATAAAACCGGGAGAAAAAGTTCCAATTGATGGAATAGTTTTAAATGGAAAATCAAGTTTGGATACTTCTGCTTTAACTGGAGAAAGTATTCCAAAATCGATAAACCGTGGCGAAGAAGTATTATCGGGAATGATTAATCTAAGCGGGCTTTTAACTGTTCAAACAACCAAAAATTTCAGTGATTCAGCAGTTTCTAAAATTTTAAACCTCGTTGAATCTGCAAGTATCAACAAAACAAAAACTGAGAAATTTATAACAAAATTTGCAAAAGTGTATACTCCAATTATTGTATTTATTGCAGTTTTACTTGCAGTTGTTCCGCCAATAATATTTAACGAACCATTTGTTCCTTGGTTTTACAAAGCCCTGATATTATTGGTTATTTCGTGCCCTTGCGCTCTTGTGCTATCAATTCCACTCGGATATTTTGCAGGAATTGGAAGACTTGCAAAAGAAGGAATTTTAGTAAAGGGTTCCAACTATATCGATGTTTTAAGTAAAACTACTTATGTTTCATTTGACAAAACAGGAACACTTACTGAAGGAAAGTTTAAAGTTACAAAAGTCGTTTCAAAAAACGAATTTAGCGGAAAAAGGCTTCTTGAAATTGCTAAAATGGTAGAATGTAATTCAAACCACCCGATTGCAAAAACCATTATGGATTTTGGAACAATTTCGTGTAAAACTTCCCTTGATGACTTTGAGGAATTTAGTGAAGTTTTAGGGAAAGGAATAATCTCAAAAATAAATGGTAACGTGATAATTGCGGGAAATGAGAAACTGATGGAAGAAAAAAACATAAATTTTGAAAAATTGGATGTTTATGAAACTGCCGTTCATTTTGCAGTTGATGGAGTTTATGCAGGATATATCTTGATTTCTGACAAATTAAAAAAAGATTCAAAAGAAACCGTCCTAGAACTTAAAAAACTCGGCATTAAAAAAGTTTCAATGCTTACAGGAGATAAAAAAGATATTGCTGAAAAAATTGCATCTGAACTTAATCTTGACGAATATTATTCAGATCTCCTTCCTGAAGATAAAGTCAAAATAATCGAAGAGATTGAAGCTAATAAATCTAAAAAAGAAACGATTGCATTTGTTGGTGAAGGAATTAACGATGCACCGGTAATTGCAAGAGCAGATGTTGGAATTTCGATGGGAACCCTTGGAAGTGATGCCGCAATTGAAACCGCGGATGTCGTTATAATGAACGATAAACCCTCAAAATTGATTTCTGCGATTAAAATTTCGAAAAGGACACAAAATATTGCATTCCAAAACATTTTTGTTATTTTAATAGTAAAAATAGCATTTATTAGCCTTGGAATATTTGGAGAAACCACGATGTGGCAGGCCGTCTTTGCAGACGTTGGAGTTGCCCTTCTTTCCGTCTTGAATGCAGTTAGAATTTTAAAATAA
- a CDS encoding XTP/dITP diphosphatase yields MKIYFATGNQNKINEAEIILKEANCEIEQIEIPYAEVQGRLEEVSAFGVLEVFEKFNRPVIVEDSGFFIEKLNDFPGTYSRFVQETIGNEGILKLLENETNRNAYFKTVIGYYDGDNIKLFTGIVKGTISTEIKDGGFGFAYDSIFIPEGKTKTFAEMTTEEKSEISHRKRAFYELKNYLETNL; encoded by the coding sequence ATGAAAATTTATTTTGCAACAGGGAATCAAAATAAGATTAATGAAGCAGAAATTATATTAAAAGAAGCTAATTGCGAAATCGAACAGATTGAAATTCCTTACGCGGAAGTTCAGGGAAGACTCGAAGAAGTTTCTGCATTTGGGGTTTTAGAAGTTTTTGAAAAATTCAATAGACCCGTTATAGTTGAAGACAGCGGATTTTTCATCGAAAAACTAAATGATTTTCCAGGAACTTATTCAAGGTTCGTTCAAGAAACTATAGGAAATGAAGGGATTTTAAAACTTTTAGAAAATGAAACTAACAGAAATGCGTACTTTAAAACAGTTATCGGCTACTATGATGGCGACAACATCAAACTATTTACTGGAATTGTAAAAGGAACTATTTCAACAGAAATAAAAGACGGTGGGTTTGGTTTTGCCTACGACAGCATTTTTATTCCAGAAGGGAAAACTAAAACATTTGCAGAAATGACTACTGAAGAAAAAAGCGAAATATCGCACAGAAAAAGAGCATTTTATGAACTTAAGAATTATTTAGAAACAAACTTGTAA
- a CDS encoding triphosphoribosyl-dephospho-CoA synthase, with product MKAFDIMKASQIACCFEVGSFKPGNVHKNRDYDDIKYHHFISSGIAFGDIIYEACLEKNNIGNFIKKGVIESKKWSPTNANLGIIMLHMPIAIAASNLDKFSESQLKKETEKIIKNTTVQDAIEVYGAIEIALAFVNTPENGPDLKSKDAKDELIEKNLTLYDVFKISSTWDSISNEWTENFKISYKGYNLIKEYYEKYNNINIAVTKTFINLLSNYPDTLIARKKGIDVAKMVSEKAKEVLNNFNEESVLEFDKFLSKEGNKLNPGTTADLIASSLLIFLLDRISNEKTILY from the coding sequence ATGAAAGCATTTGACATAATGAAAGCTTCCCAGATCGCCTGTTGCTTTGAAGTTGGAAGTTTTAAACCTGGAAACGTCCATAAAAATAGAGACTACGACGATATAAAATATCACCACTTTATAAGCTCGGGAATTGCATTTGGGGATATAATTTACGAAGCCTGCCTTGAAAAAAATAATATCGGAAATTTCATTAAAAAAGGAGTAATTGAATCCAAAAAATGGTCTCCAACAAATGCAAATCTTGGAATAATTATGCTTCACATGCCAATAGCAATTGCCGCGTCAAACTTAGATAAATTTAGCGAATCGCAACTAAAAAAAGAAACAGAAAAAATTATTAAAAACACGACTGTTCAAGATGCAATTGAAGTGTATGGGGCAATTGAAATTGCACTTGCTTTTGTTAACACTCCTGAAAACGGGCCAGATTTAAAAAGTAAGGATGCTAAAGACGAACTTATTGAAAAAAATCTTACTCTTTACGATGTTTTTAAAATTTCATCCACTTGGGACAGTATTTCCAATGAATGGACCGAAAATTTTAAGATATCCTACAAAGGCTATAATTTAATAAAGGAATACTACGAAAAATACAATAACATCAATATTGCAGTTACCAAAACATTTATCAATCTACTCTCAAACTATCCGGACACGTTAATTGCAAGGAAAAAAGGTATCGATGTCGCTAAAATGGTTTCAGAAAAAGCTAAAGAAGTTTTAAATAACTTCAATGAGGAATCGGTTTTGGAATTCGATAAATTTTTATCAAAAGAAGGTAATAAGTTAAATCCCGGAACTACAGCAGATTTAATCGCATCTTCACTGTTAATATTTTTACTCGATAGAATCAGCAACGAAAAAACGATACTTTATTAA
- the glyS gene encoding glycine--tRNA ligase, translated as MDKYDKIIDLTKRRGFLWNSFEIYGGIAGFFDYGPLGAILKNNVINTWRKHYIVNEGFYEIDSPTVTPYEVLKASGHVENFTDPLVECKECLESFRADHIIEENVDVDTEGKTLQELQEMIEKNNIRCPKCGGEFKEVSTFNLMFATSIGPGGKRAAFMRPETAQGIFIQFKRISQFFRNKLPFGAVQIGKAYRNEISPRQGVIRLREFTQAEGEFFIDSRKKENFEKFESVKDMVLPLLSGKNQENESLSAEEKIVRMSLSDAVKNGIIAHEAIAYYIAVTKKFLMEIGIDETKLRFRQHLPNEMAHYAADCWDAELYTDRYGWIECVGVADRTNYDLLAHMKNSGDDLSVFVELEEDKEVEVYEIELNYKLVGRTFKGDAKVLEESLKELDDKKMEKLVEALEKEGKYVLKTCKRDFEILKEYLTAKKVKKIVKGEKIIPHVIEPSYGIDRITYCVMEHAFKEEEDRTVMGFSNAVSPIKVGVFPLVNKEGMPEIAMDLKNKLRENGLIAEYDDSGAIGRRYMRMDEVGTPFCITIDGETLKDRSVTIRERDSREQFRIPINEVVPYIKDKL; from the coding sequence ATGGATAAATACGATAAAATAATTGATTTAACTAAAAGAAGAGGATTCTTGTGGAATTCTTTTGAGATATACGGCGGAATTGCAGGATTTTTTGACTACGGACCACTCGGTGCAATCTTAAAAAATAACGTTATAAACACGTGGAGAAAACACTATATCGTAAACGAAGGATTTTACGAAATCGACAGCCCGACAGTAACTCCTTACGAAGTTTTAAAAGCTTCTGGACACGTTGAAAACTTCACAGACCCACTCGTTGAATGTAAAGAATGTCTTGAGTCTTTCAGAGCTGACCACATCATCGAAGAAAATGTTGATGTTGATACTGAAGGAAAAACATTGCAAGAACTTCAAGAAATGATTGAAAAAAATAACATTCGATGTCCAAAATGTGGCGGAGAATTTAAAGAAGTAAGCACATTTAATTTAATGTTTGCAACTTCAATCGGCCCGGGTGGAAAAAGAGCTGCATTCATGAGACCGGAAACTGCTCAAGGTATCTTTATACAGTTTAAAAGAATAAGCCAGTTCTTTAGAAACAAACTTCCATTTGGTGCAGTTCAGATTGGAAAAGCATACCGAAACGAAATTTCTCCTAGACAGGGTGTAATAAGATTAAGAGAGTTTACACAAGCTGAAGGTGAATTTTTCATTGATTCAAGGAAAAAAGAGAACTTTGAGAAATTTGAAAGCGTAAAAGATATGGTTTTACCACTACTTTCCGGTAAAAATCAAGAAAACGAATCATTAAGCGCTGAAGAAAAAATTGTCAGAATGAGCCTTTCTGATGCGGTTAAAAACGGAATAATCGCACACGAAGCAATTGCATACTACATTGCAGTTACAAAAAAATTCTTGATGGAAATTGGAATCGATGAAACAAAATTAAGATTTAGACAGCACCTTCCAAACGAAATGGCGCACTATGCTGCTGATTGTTGGGATGCAGAATTATACACTGACAGATACGGCTGGATTGAGTGTGTAGGTGTTGCTGATAGGACAAATTACGATTTATTAGCGCATATGAAAAATAGCGGCGATGATTTATCAGTATTTGTAGAACTCGAAGAAGATAAAGAAGTTGAAGTTTACGAAATCGAATTAAACTACAAATTAGTCGGAAGAACATTTAAAGGCGATGCAAAAGTTTTAGAAGAGTCTTTAAAAGAATTAGACGACAAAAAAATGGAAAAATTGGTAGAAGCTCTTGAAAAAGAAGGAAAATATGTTTTAAAAACATGTAAAAGAGACTTCGAAATATTAAAAGAATATTTAACTGCTAAAAAAGTTAAAAAGATCGTTAAAGGAGAAAAAATAATCCCTCACGTGATAGAACCTTCATACGGTATCGACAGAATTACATACTGTGTTATGGAACATGCTTTCAAAGAAGAGGAAGATAGAACCGTAATGGGCTTTTCAAATGCAGTTTCTCCAATAAAGGTAGGTGTTTTCCCACTTGTTAACAAAGAAGGAATGCCTGAAATTGCAATGGATTTGAAAAATAAATTAAGAGAAAACGGTTTAATTGCAGAATACGACGACAGCGGTGCAATTGGTAGAAGATACATGAGAATGGACGAGGTAGGAACTCCTTTCTGCATAACTATCGACGGAGAAACCTTAAAAGACAGATCAGTTACAATTAGAGAAAGAGATTCAAGAGAACAGTTTAGAATCCCAATAAACGAAGTTGTGCCATACATTAAAGATAAACTCTAA